The segment GGATCCATCGCGCTCACCTTGTTGCAGATCGATTCCAGCTCGGCCTGGGCGTTTTTGATGCTCAGCCAGGTGTGGGGGTTCACGGTGGCATGGTCGGTGCCCGCGGCGTCCTTGCTTTGAAGCAGCGTGAGGCCCTCGGAAAGGTCGAGGAACCTGCTATCGTCGCCCACCGCATCGCGCAGATCGGCGACGAAGCCCTCCATGCCGGCGCCGTTGTACACGATCAGATCGGCCTTCGAGATCTCGGCGCGGTCGCTGGTCTGAAGCTCGAAGTCGTGGGGCTCCTGGTTGCCCTTGATGATGGTCCTGACCTCCATCTTGTCGCCGACGATGCGCGACGTGAGGTCGGTTACCGGAAAGAACGTGGTGTACACGACGGGCTTCGCCGCAGACGCCTGCCCGCCCTCCGACGTCGCCGCCTTGGCACAGCCGGAAAGCGAGAACGCGAACACCATGGCCGCCAGAGCGGCGGCCATCGATTTGAACAGCTTGTTTCGCACGGTTTTCTCCTAACAGATACGCTGGCTCGAAACGAATTCGAACACCCTTTTCATATTTGTTAGGAGAATCTAACATCAATCGAGGAGTTCGTCACCCCTCGATTGGGAATTAATTACGCGAAAAGCCCCAGGACCTCTTGAGCGCGCACCACGCGCGTATCGAAGCACCGCGCGAAGTACGAGAGCCCCTCTTGCTGGTCTCCCACGAGAAACGTCGCCGTGGCCTCGGCGGGGACGACGGTTCGATACCCGCGGAAGTACGCGCCCGCAAGCGTGTGCATGACGCAGATGTTGGTGTCGCACCCCATGACCACAAGCGTGTCGACTCCCAATTCGCGCAGCGTGAGATCGAGGTCGGTCTGGAAAAAGGCATCGTAGCGGCGCTTGGGCACGACGTAGTCGCCCGGCTGCACCTCGAACGCGTCGAGGGGCTTGGCCGCTTCCGACCCGGCGATGCCGTGGTCGCCCCACAACTCGAGCTCCCTATCGATCGAAGGGAGGTGCGCGTCGCAGGCGAACACGACCGGCACGCCCTTCGATCGGGCCGCGCGCACGATCCGGACGCACCACGCGGCCATGTCCTCCAAAACCGGCAGGGTCCCCTCTCCGCCGCCCAGCACGTCGACCACGACGACCGCCGTCTTCTCAAGGTCGATCCCCGATTCCCGCTGCCATGCGGTGTCCATGGGCATAGGTACGTACGCCATGCGCCTCGCCTCCCTTCCCGGAGCGAAAACCCCGTCCCGCCCCCATCGATCCCTCCGAATGCGCGCAAAACCACGTCGCTGCACCCCACTATAGGGCAGCGCGGTCCCGACCACGTACGATAACGCCGCGATTTTCGAGATACGTAACGCATGCGGGGCCATCGGGGCCGCATGCGCCCCGATGGCAGAAGCGCTACAGGGGAAGCGGCGCGAGGGCGGCGAGCGGAGCGATAACCAGCGCGGGGAGCATGTTCAGCACCTTGATCCTATCGCCCCATACCAGGTTGACGCCCACGCAGAATATGAGGATGGAGCCGACCAGGCTGAGGTTGTCGAGCGCGGGCTCCGTTGCGAACGGGCCCGCGGCCAGGGCGATGACGGTGACCGCCCCCTGGACGATGCCCACCGACACAGCCGAGAACACGCACCCGCGACCCAGCGAGCAGGCCATGGCCATGACGATGATGAAGTCCAGCACCGCCTTGGTGGCCAGGATGGAAAGATCGCCGAACAGCGCGTCGCTCACCGCCCCGATAACCGCCATGGCCCCCACGGCCACGGTCATGGAAGCCGTCGCGAACCCCTCCACGAAACGCTGCTCCTTGGCGTTTCCGCTCTTGTCCTTCAGCCATTCGCCGAACCGCGTGACGCACCCGTCGAGGTTCGCCAGCTCGCCGAAAAGCGTCCCGGCCACCACGCATCCGACCACCAGCATGGCGCGCCCCGAAGCCAGGCCTCCCCCTTGGATCGAAAGCATGCCCGCCAGTGCGCCGGAGCAGCCTATGAACATGACGGCCACCCCGTTCGCCCTCAGAAGCGACTCCCTCATCTGCGGGGGCATGCGGTCGCCCACCAGCACGCCCAAGGCGCCGCCGACGACGATCGCGACCACGTTGATGACCGTTCCCAATCCAGGCATGGGTACCCCTTTCGAACGCGCAACCAGGCCAGTATAAACGCGTATCGGCCGGATGCGGAGGGGAAAGACGGCCGTCTGCCCTCAAGGGGCTTTGCGATCGAGGGGCAAGTGCGCTAACCTCCCTACGAACCGACGCTGCGGAAAGGTCCCATGCTTCTCATCATCGACAACTTCGACTCCTTCGTCCACATGCTGGAAAGCCGCCTGCGCGCACTGGGCGCCGATACCGTCATGGTGCGCAGCGACCGCATCCGCCTCGCCGACGTCGACGCGCTGCGCCTGCAGGGGAAGTTGGAGGGCATCGTTTTGTCGCCCGGCCCCAAAAGCCCCGACGAGGCCGGTATATGCATCGATGCGGTGAGGCGCTTCGGCCGCGAGGTCCCCATACTGGGCGTGTGCCTGGGGCACCAGGCGATCGTCCGGGCCTACGGCGGCCGCGTCGTGCAACTGGCGCGCCCGATGCACGGTCGGGTATCGGTCGTCGAAACGAACGGCCGGGGACTGTTCGAAGGGCTGCAGCTTCGGTTCGAGGCGACGCGCTACCATTCCCTCGCCGCAGACGAGCGGACGCTTCCCGAATGCCTGCGCGTCGATGCGCGCTCGGACGACGGGCAGGTCATGGCGATCGCCCATCGGCGACACCCCGTCTTCGGCCTGCAGTTCCATCCCGAGGCGCTGCTCACCCAATACGGGGACGAGGTTCTGGGGGCCTTCCTGGCCCGCTGCGGCGAAGCGGATCGCAGGGAGGCGGGCCGATGACGCGCATCGAGCGGATAGAACCCTACGCGCCCCTCGCGCAGGTATTCGACTGCGTGCAAACCCAGCCGGGCACGGTGTTTCTCGACTCGTCTTCCGAGGGCGGCCTGGGACGCTTCTCGATCCTCGGGCTTTCGCCCTACCTCGTGCTCGAGCAGATCGACGGGCGCACCTTCGAAAACGGACGAGAGGTTCGCTCGAACCTCTCGGATGCGCTGAAAGGGCGCCTCGCGCGCCTCGACGGACGCGATCGCGGCCCGCAAGCGCCCGAGCTTCCCTTCTGTGCAGGCGCTCTGGGGTTTTTCTCCTACGACTACGGCCGCGCGGCCGAATGCGGCCCGTCGCGCCATGCGCGCGAAACCCGCGTACCCGACGCCTGGTTCGCCTTCCACGACCTCGTGCTGGTCGAAGACCGTCGAACGCGCACCCTTTGGGCTTGCTACCAGGGAGAATCGACGGATATCGGCGAGATGTCCCGAACGGCGCGCGCGTTGGCCGCCGCCAAGGCCCCGTTCGTTTCGCAGGCCGGGCCGACCTCCCCGGGCGCTGTGTCGGCCGATTTCACGAAGGCCGAATACGAGCGCGCCGTGCGCGAGCTCAGGCGCTACATCGAGCGGGGGCATACCTACGTGGGAAACCTCACCCAGAGGATGAGGGTTCGAACCGGCCGGGACCCCCGCGCGGCGTACCGCGCCCTGCGCGAGGGCTCCCCCGCCCCCTACAGCGCCTATATCGACGGGGGCAACTGGAAGGTGCTGTGCTCGTCGATGGAGCGGTTCGCGAGATCCGACGGGAAAACCATCGAGACGAGGCCCATCAAGGGAACCCGCAAGCGCGGCGCGACGCCCGACGAGGATGCCGCGATGCGCCGTGAGCTGGAGCGAAGCGAGAAAGAGCGCAGCGAATTGCTCATGATCGTCGATTTGGAGCGCAACGACCTCGCACGCGTGTGCAGGCCCGACTCGGTGGTGGTTCCGTCGCACTGCGCCGTCGAGGAATACGCGACGGTTTTCCACCTCGTGTCCACGGTCGCGGGGACCTTGCGCGACGGGGTTTCGTCCCTCGATGCGCTCGAATCCGCGTTTCCCGGAGGATCGGTTACCGGGGCCCCGAAGATCGAGACAATGCGCATCATCGACGAGCTTGAGCGGTCGCGGCGCGGGCTCTACACCGGGTCGATCGGCTACCTATCGGCACGGGGCGGATGCGACTTCAACATCGTGATCAGAACCGCCGTCTGGGAAGACGGCGCCTACACCCTCGGGGTCGGAGGGGGAATCACCTACGACTCGGACCCCGCCTTCGAATACGACGAGTGCCTTCTGAAGGCGAAGGCCGTTTTGGAGGCCATCGGAGCCGGAGGCGCCCATGTGCGAAGATAAGGCCCGCACCATGGTACACATCGACGAGGGCTTCCTCTACGGCTTGGGGGCCTTCGAAACCGTCGCCCTGGAAAACGGGCGGTTCGTCATGCTCGACCGGCATCTCGAGCGTCTGAGAAAAACCTGCGGTTTCCTGAGGTTTTCCGTATCGGAGGATGCGGTTGTCGCCGAATTGGAGACACTCGGGCAACGCGGCGGGCGCCTCGCCTGCCGCATCACGGCCACGCCGGGCAACGTCGTGGGCACCTGCCGCGAGAACCCCTACGCGGAACCGGATTGGCAGCGGGGCTTCGACTGCCGCATCAGCTCCGTGCGACGCAACGAGACGTCCCCGCTCGTCGCCCATAAAACGCTGAACTACGCCGACAACGCCCTGGAAAAGCGGGCCGCGCAGGAAGAGGGGTTCGACGAGCCCCTCTTCCTGAACACCCGAGGCTTCGCGACCGAGGGAGCGACCGCGAACCTCTTCGCCGTGATCGACGGGCAGCTGGTCACGCCCGATGAGGGCTGCGGGTTGCTGCCGGGCATCATGCGCGGGTGGGTGCTGGAGCGCACGCGTGCGCAGCGGCGCCCCATCGATGCGGGCGAGCTTGCGCGCGCCGACGAGATCTTCCTGACGAACTCGCTGTTCGGCATCATGCCGGTGCGCTCTTTGGAGGGGCGCGCGCTCCCATCGAGAGCCGTCGCCGAGAAGCTGCGCGCCCGCTACCTCGATTTCATCGGCGGCGCCTGATCGTTAGGCGCGGGAGCCTTGCGCCGCGCGCCATGCCGAGACGAGCTCGGCTGCGGCGCGGGCGGGGTCGTCTGCAGCGCATACCGCGGACACGACGAAGAACCCCGCAGCACCCGTTTTCCCGAGCGCGGCGAGGTCGTCCCGCTTCACGCCGCCCCCGACCACGATGGGGACCGGGCTGGCCGCGACCAGCGCCTCGATCTCGCTTAACGTTTTGACGATGACGTTGCCGCTTTCGTCTAAGCCGCAATCGGGCTTGGTCGCGGTTTGGTGCAAGGGGCCCACGCCGAAGTAGTCCACGCACGAGACGTCGGCCGTCTTGACGTATTCCAGCATTTCGTCAGGCCGCGCCGACAAGCCGACGATGCCCGACTCGCCCAAGAACCTGCGGCAGACCTCGACCGGGATATCGCTTTGCCCGACGTGCACCCCGTCGACCTTCACGCCCGCCTCGCGCGCGGCCAGCGCCACATCGAGGCGGTCGTCGATCAGCAGCGCGACCGATTCGGAAGCGCCGCAGCGCGCGATCGATCGGGCCGCTTCGTCCGCGCATGCCATGAGCTCGCGCGCCGAGCACACCTTCGAGCGGACCTGGATGCAGGTGAACCCTTCGGAAACCGCGGCGGCAACGACGTCTCCGACCGAGCGCCCTGCGACGTTTTCGGGGCCCAGCACCAGGTAGGCCGATATATCGAGCTTTCCGCGCATAACCTCACCGCCCTTCGAGGATATCGTCCACCCGCTCGACCTTGGCGTCCATCATGTTCGAGAAGCCCGGTCGGATGTCCGCCTTCAGAACCACTTCGGTGCGGATCCCCTTCTCCGCCAAAACGAAGGTGGCGCGCTTCACGACGTCCATGACCTCGTCCCACTCGCCTTCGATCTCGGTGAACATGGAATACGTCCGATTCGGCAGACCGGATGCGCGGATGACCCGCACCACCTCGGCCACTTCGCCGGACAGCTCCTCGCCCACGCCGAACGGGGCGATAGCGACGGCAACCAGCGTGTTCACGGTCTAGACCTCCTCGATCTCGAAGGGCTGCGAGGCGACGTCCTCGCCGGTCGCGCGGTACAGCTCGTCGATGAAGGCCACCTGGAACGATGCGGGGGTGTACGCGATCGCCGCCGCACGCTCGCCCGCTCGGTTGTAGGCCAAAGCGCCGGCGAGGGCCGCCGTGAAGGGATCGGCCTGCGTCGCGTACACGGCCACCACTCCGCCAAGCGAGCATCCCATACCCGTGACCTTGGTCATAAGCGGGCTGCCGCCGCTGCAGCGCGCCACCCGCGACCCGTCGGTCACAAGGTCGACCGCCCCGGAAACCGCCACGGCGCCGCCGGTGAAGCGCGCCAGCGCGCGCGCCGCGCTCAGGGCGTCTTCCACCCCGTCGACCGCATCGACGCCGCGCGGACCGGAGCCTTCCGCGACGGCCTCGAGCCCCCACAGGCGGGAAAGCGCGATGACCTCCGAGGCGTTGCCCCTCACGATAAGCGGGCGGAAAGGCTTCACATCGAGCAGGATGCGGGTGCGAACGCCGCCCAGGCCGATGCCCACCGGGTCGAGCACCAGGGCCTTTCCCCACTTGTGCGCAGCGCGGGCCGCCGCCGGGATGCTCTCGGCATGCACGGGCACGAGCGTCCCCATGTTCACGTAGAACGCGCCGCCGATCTCGACCAGGCCCTCGGCCTCGTCGGCGAAGTTCACCATCGCCGCCGACCCGCCGACGGCGAGCTGCGCGTTGGCGACCAGATTCACCGTGACGGCATTGGTGATCGACCCCGCCAGCGGGCATGCCGCCTTCGTACGCTCCACCGTTTCGGCTATGCGGGAGCCCAACGCTGTGAGTGCCATGCCAACAACCTCCTCGACTCGGTTCATGATGGTTTCGACTTTACCATGACCTCGAAAGACGGCGCAGGTCCAAACGGAGGGACGGTCCCATCGGACCCCGAAGCGGGCGCGGCCCGAAACAAAGCGACAACACGGGCGAAACCAAGGATTAACCATACGTAACATTCCATTAACCTGCGCTTTTCCCGCGACGGCAAAAATAAGAACCCGTCAGACGAGCGAAAGGAGCGCTATGGACACATCATTGACCGTACTCATCCTCTTCTCAGCGACGCTGGTCCTGTTCATGACACCGGGACTCGCGTTTTTCTACGGAGGGCTCTCGCGGAAGAAGAACGTCGGAAACACCATCGCCATGACCCTGGTCTCGGTCGGGATCAGCTCGGTTATGTGGATGGCGTTCGGGTTTTCCGTCGCGTTCGGCAAGCAGTTCTCCCCCGAGGACGCGAACCCGATCGGACAGATCATCGGGGGCTTCGATCGGCTCCTGCTGAACGGATACGGTTCCGCATCGGTTGTCGGGACCTACGTCGACGGGTTGCCCGACATGGCCTTCGCCCTGTTCCAAGGGGCGTTCTGCATCATCACCCTGGGAATCATCGTCGGCTCGGTCACCGGGCGCATGAAGTTCGGGGCCGTCGTCGCAACGCTGGCTTTGTGGGTGGCGCTGGTCTACGGGCCCCTCGCGCACATGGTGTGGGGCGGCGGCCTCATCGGCGAGACCATCGGGGCGCTCGATTTCGCGGGCGGAGACGTGGTCCACATCTCCTCGGGAGTGGCGGGGCTCGTCCTGGCCATCATGTGCGGGAAGCGCCGCGGATACGGTAACGCCAACTACCGAGCGCACAACACGCCCCTGGTTTCGATCGGCGTCGCGATCCTGTGGTTCGGCTGGTTCGGCTTCAACGGGGGCTCGGCGCTTGCCGCCGACGATGGCGTCGCCGTGCTCGCCATGATGAACACGCTCGTCGCCTCGGGAGCGGCGATGCTGTCGTGGATGGCGGTCGACAAGCTGTCAACCGGGCACTCGACCCTCGTCGGCGCTGTGACCGGGCTGGTTGCGGGGTTGGTGGCCATCACGCCGGGCGCCGGGTTCGTCACGCCGCTTTCCGCTGCGGCCATGGGCACCGTTGCAAGCCCGGTGTGCTACTTCGCCATAGCGAAGCTCAAATCCGCCTTCGGCTACGACGACGCGCTCGACGCCTTCGGATGCCATGCAATCGGCGGCATCGTCGGGGGCATCTTGGTCGGACTGCTCTGCGTTCCCGAGCTGTCCTGGACCGACCGGGGAGGCCTCCTCTACACCGCGGATCCCTCTCTCCTGTTAAGCCAGATCGCGGGCATTGCCGTCACCTTGGCGCTCGTCGTGGTCGCCACGGCCGCCATCGCGCTTGTCGTCAAGGCGTGCTTCGGCGGAAGCCTCAGGGTGAGCCCGCAAGACGAGGCGCGCGGCATGGACGTGACCGTGCACGGCGAGGATGCGTACCCCGCATTCGACGGAATGGACTAGGAGGACCAGCGATGAAAATGGTGAAAGCGATCATCCGCCCCGATTTCCTCGAGGCGCTGAAAGACGAGATCCTCGAAAACGGCATCGGGGGCATGACGGTCAGCTCCGTGCACGGATGCGGCCGGCAGAACGGCTGGAAGGAGTACTACCGGGGAAACGAGATCATCATGAACATCGTCCCCAAGATCCAATGCGAGTTCGCCGTGTGCGACGACGAAGTGGACAAGCTGATCGACGTCATCACGTCGGTCTGTCGGACCGGGGATGTGGGAGACGGCAAGATA is part of the Berryella intestinalis genome and harbors:
- a CDS encoding metal ABC transporter solute-binding protein, Zn/Mn family, with the translated sequence MRNKLFKSMAAALAAMVFAFSLSGCAKAATSEGGQASAAKPVVYTTFFPVTDLTSRIVGDKMEVRTIIKGNQEPHDFELQTSDRAEISKADLIVYNGAGMEGFVADLRDAVGDDSRFLDLSEGLTLLQSKDAAGTDHATVNPHTWLSIKNAQAELESICNKVSAMDPANAAYYRANLESARSEFKALDERFERELASVPADKRYFVTSHAAFNYLADDYGLKQVAVTGISPEDEPSANQLATIADFVEQHGIGTIFFEGTATPKVAETLARTTGAKTSTLYTMERLTEDEAALGYLGLMERNLANLMESFGE
- a CDS encoding cysteine hydrolase family protein, with product MAYVPMPMDTAWQRESGIDLEKTAVVVVDVLGGGEGTLPVLEDMAAWCVRIVRAARSKGVPVVFACDAHLPSIDRELELWGDHGIAGSEAAKPLDAFEVQPGDYVVPKRRYDAFFQTDLDLTLRELGVDTLVVMGCDTNICVMHTLAGAYFRGYRTVVPAEATATFLVGDQQEGLSYFARCFDTRVVRAQEVLGLFA
- a CDS encoding ammonium transporter, translating into MDTSLTVLILFSATLVLFMTPGLAFFYGGLSRKKNVGNTIAMTLVSVGISSVMWMAFGFSVAFGKQFSPEDANPIGQIIGGFDRLLLNGYGSASVVGTYVDGLPDMAFALFQGAFCIITLGIIVGSVTGRMKFGAVVATLALWVALVYGPLAHMVWGGGLIGETIGALDFAGGDVVHISSGVAGLVLAIMCGKRRGYGNANYRAHNTPLVSIGVAILWFGWFGFNGGSALAADDGVAVLAMMNTLVASGAAMLSWMAVDKLSTGHSTLVGAVTGLVAGLVAITPGAGFVTPLSAAAMGTVASPVCYFAIAKLKSAFGYDDALDAFGCHAIGGIVGGILVGLLCVPELSWTDRGGLLYTADPSLLLSQIAGIAVTLALVVVATAAIALVVKACFGGSLRVSPQDEARGMDVTVHGEDAYPAFDGMD
- a CDS encoding P-II family nitrogen regulator is translated as MKMVKAIIRPDFLEALKDEILENGIGGMTVSSVHGCGRQNGWKEYYRGNEIIMNIVPKIQCEFAVCDDEVDKLIDVITSVCRTGDVGDGKIFVEPLERVIRIRTGEQGPDAL
- a CDS encoding anthranilate synthase component II, whose product is MLLIIDNFDSFVHMLESRLRALGADTVMVRSDRIRLADVDALRLQGKLEGIVLSPGPKSPDEAGICIDAVRRFGREVPILGVCLGHQAIVRAYGGRVVQLARPMHGRVSVVETNGRGLFEGLQLRFEATRYHSLAADERTLPECLRVDARSDDGQVMAIAHRRHPVFGLQFHPEALLTQYGDEVLGAFLARCGEADRREAGR
- a CDS encoding thiamine phosphate synthase — its product is MRGKLDISAYLVLGPENVAGRSVGDVVAAAVSEGFTCIQVRSKVCSARELMACADEAARSIARCGASESVALLIDDRLDVALAAREAGVKVDGVHVGQSDIPVEVCRRFLGESGIVGLSARPDEMLEYVKTADVSCVDYFGVGPLHQTATKPDCGLDESGNVIVKTLSEIEALVAASPVPIVVGGGVKRDDLAALGKTGAAGFFVVSAVCAADDPARAAAELVSAWRAAQGSRA
- a CDS encoding aminotransferase class IV, translating into MCEDKARTMVHIDEGFLYGLGAFETVALENGRFVMLDRHLERLRKTCGFLRFSVSEDAVVAELETLGQRGGRLACRITATPGNVVGTCRENPYAEPDWQRGFDCRISSVRRNETSPLVAHKTLNYADNALEKRAAQEEGFDEPLFLNTRGFATEGATANLFAVIDGQLVTPDEGCGLLPGIMRGWVLERTRAQRRPIDAGELARADEIFLTNSLFGIMPVRSLEGRALPSRAVAEKLRARYLDFIGGA
- a CDS encoding thiamine-binding protein, translated to MNTLVAVAIAPFGVGEELSGEVAEVVRVIRASGLPNRTYSMFTEIEGEWDEVMDVVKRATFVLAEKGIRTEVVLKADIRPGFSNMMDAKVERVDDILEGR
- the thiM gene encoding hydroxyethylthiazole kinase, which encodes MALTALGSRIAETVERTKAACPLAGSITNAVTVNLVANAQLAVGGSAAMVNFADEAEGLVEIGGAFYVNMGTLVPVHAESIPAAARAAHKWGKALVLDPVGIGLGGVRTRILLDVKPFRPLIVRGNASEVIALSRLWGLEAVAEGSGPRGVDAVDGVEDALSAARALARFTGGAVAVSGAVDLVTDGSRVARCSGGSPLMTKVTGMGCSLGGVVAVYATQADPFTAALAGALAYNRAGERAAAIAYTPASFQVAFIDELYRATGEDVASQPFEIEEV
- the pabB gene encoding aminodeoxychorismate synthase component I encodes the protein MTRIERIEPYAPLAQVFDCVQTQPGTVFLDSSSEGGLGRFSILGLSPYLVLEQIDGRTFENGREVRSNLSDALKGRLARLDGRDRGPQAPELPFCAGALGFFSYDYGRAAECGPSRHARETRVPDAWFAFHDLVLVEDRRTRTLWACYQGESTDIGEMSRTARALAAAKAPFVSQAGPTSPGAVSADFTKAEYERAVRELRRYIERGHTYVGNLTQRMRVRTGRDPRAAYRALREGSPAPYSAYIDGGNWKVLCSSMERFARSDGKTIETRPIKGTRKRGATPDEDAAMRRELERSEKERSELLMIVDLERNDLARVCRPDSVVVPSHCAVEEYATVFHLVSTVAGTLRDGVSSLDALESAFPGGSVTGAPKIETMRIIDELERSRRGLYTGSIGYLSARGGCDFNIVIRTAVWEDGAYTLGVGGGITYDSDPAFEYDECLLKAKAVLEAIGAGGAHVRR
- a CDS encoding DUF554 domain-containing protein, encoding MPGLGTVINVVAIVVGGALGVLVGDRMPPQMRESLLRANGVAVMFIGCSGALAGMLSIQGGGLASGRAMLVVGCVVAGTLFGELANLDGCVTRFGEWLKDKSGNAKEQRFVEGFATASMTVAVGAMAVIGAVSDALFGDLSILATKAVLDFIIVMAMACSLGRGCVFSAVSVGIVQGAVTVIALAAGPFATEPALDNLSLVGSILIFCVGVNLVWGDRIKVLNMLPALVIAPLAALAPLPL